In one window of Henckelia pumila isolate YLH828 chromosome 1, ASM3356847v2, whole genome shotgun sequence DNA:
- the LOC140874360 gene encoding uncharacterized protein has product MAGAPPRTRNNNNNNNNQGDNSNPPPRVNLSREDIAAIAAIVATTIQGMGNTNGNGNGNPPPPPPAQNGVKFHYEALRKNRTEMFKGNADPEVGRNWIKKMEDQLRLLEIPKALKVKVTIPFLEDKARKWWKAVSPAMLAVGAITWQQFRTAFLKQYFPAEVKMQKLNDFENLTQTPDMTVVEYTSKFNELGSYAPTIMGDDDLKLHHFKKRWNSRIQSALAVYQPANFADLMGAAIRAESDIKHRENDFHNKRPLTSQSSSHKHVSKRSNNSDESFKETYVAPNCPQIKLCPTCNLRHEGECRRNTGACFNCGKFGHRIAQCPETMKARTGPHTSTTTQGQPKENKPNARVYAITQEEAGGANKVMEGTILINNVSLSVSFDFGATHSFTSKRFVRC; this is encoded by the coding sequence ATGGCCGGAGCACCCCCTAGAACtcgcaacaacaacaacaacaacaacaaccagGGGGATAATTCGAACCCACCTCCAAGAGTCAATCTTAGTAGAGAAGACATTGCGGCTATTGCAGCAATAGTGGCAACAACTATCCAAGGGATGGGAAACACCAACGGAAACGGCAATGGCAATCCgccacctccaccacctgcccAGAATGGAGTCAAATTCCATTACGAGGCTCTTCGCAAGAACCGAACTGAAATGTTCAAAGGGAATGCCGATCCAGAAGTGGGACGAAATTGGATAAAGAAGATGGAGGACCAACTTCGTTTACTTGAAATTCCTAAAGCACTGAAAGTAAAGGTGACGATTCCTTTTCTGGAGGACAAAGCAAGGAAATGGTGGAAAGCCGTTTCACCTGCTATGCTAGCTGTGGGAGCAATCACATGGCAGCAGTTCCGTACCGCATTTCTGAAGCAGTACTTTCCAGCTGAAGTTAAAATGCAAAAGCTGAACGATTTTGAGAATCTTACACAAACACCAGACATGACAGTGGTGGAATACACTTCCAAGTTTAATGAGCTTGGGTCCTATGCCCCAACAATTATGGGAGACGATGATCTGAAGTTGCATCATTTCAAGAAGAGGTGGAATAGTCGTATACAGTCGGCATTAGCAGTTTATCAGCCTGCCAACTTCGCGGATTTGATGGGAGCGGCCATCCGAGCTGAATCGGACATCAAGCATCGTGAGAATGACTTCCACAACAAACGACCTTTGACGAGCCAATCTTCTTCACACAAACATGTGTCCAAGCGTTCGAACAATTCTGATGAATCCTTCAAGGAAACTTATGTTGCTCCAAACTGTCCACAGATCAAGCTATGCCCCACCTGCAACCTCCGACATGAAGGGGAATGTCGTCGAAACACTGGTGCCTGTTTCAACTGTGGAAAATTCGGACACCGAATTGCTCAATGTCCCGAAACCATGAAGGCAAGGACAGGACCACATACTAGTACTACTACCCAAGGCCAACCAAAGGAAAATAAACCCAATGCTCGTGTCTATGCAATTACTCAAGAAGAAGCAGGCGGTGCAAACAAAGTCATGGAAGGTACCATTCTAATCAACAATGTTTCTTTATCTGTTTCGTTCGATTTTGGCGCCACCCATTCGTTTACATCTAAGAGATTCGTAAGATGCTAG
- the LOC140874361 gene encoding protein FAR1-RELATED SEQUENCE 5-like has product MEDTNSLSLEELVVDYSQEVEIDQISEIQYRDQDLSMPKNIEVQNEKNVVDVLESKLLVGTIMNDIEDDYLLYCQYAHAKGFSVRKGDQRCFSHTNELQSKEFNCSCEGSKDEKSSSKKIPVYQKLVTRTKCKAKLKITRERGGEWRVSRFFTEHNHEMFAPDQTYLLRSARNISYAKKSTLEAMVNAGISVSNAVSFMENEACGSENLGFIRKDAYDHMSRLKKHTKVENGDATGLVQYFINKANKENYFYWNVQLDDDDRVMNFFFRDYRCAVDYEYFGDVLSIDTTYRTNKYNLICAPFVGLNHHMQNVLFVLAFMSDETESSFEWLFRTFLDSMNGKQPETIFSDQCQAMMNAINTVFPHSHHRLCQWHINQNAPSHFGSLNGDSAFKKLWHKCMTYCESKDEFETT; this is encoded by the coding sequence ATGGAAGATACCAACTCATTGTCACTTGAAGAATTGGTGGTAGACTACAGTCAAGAAGTTGAAATTGATCAAATTTCAGAAATTCAATATAGAGACCAGGATTTATCTATGCCAAAAAACATCGAGGTACAAAATGAAAAGAATGTTGTTGATGTTTTGGAGAGTAAACTATTAGTGGGTACAATCATGAACGATATCGAAGATGACTATTTATTGTATTGTCAATATGCACATGCCAAAGGTTTTAGTGTGAGAAAGGGTGATCAACGATGTTTTTCTCATACTAATGAACTTCAATCAAAGGAATTTAATTGTTCATGTGAaggttcaaaagatgaaaaaaGTTCTAGTAAAAAAATTCCAGTTTATCAAAAACTGGTCACTAGAACTAAATGTAAAGCCAAACTGAAGATTACGAGGGAGAGAGGGGGTGAATGGCGTGTGAGTAGATTTTTCACAGAACATAACCATGAGATGTTTGCACCTGATCAAACTTACTTGTTAAGATCGGCACGTAATATATCATATGCAAAAAAGTCTACTCTAGAGGCTATGGTAAATGCTGGAATATCTGTCTCTAATGCCGTTTCTTTTATGGAAAATGAAGCATGTGGATCTGAAAATTTAGGTTTTATTCGAAAGGATGCATATGACCATATGAGCCGTTTGAAAAAACATACCAAAGTTGAGAACGGAGATGCCACTGGACTTGttcaatattttataaataaggCGAATAAGGAGAATTATTTTTACTGGAATGTGCAGTTGGATGATGATGATAGGGTGATGAATTTTTTCTTCAGAGACTATAGATGTGCAGTTGATTATGAATATTTTGGCGATGTTCTGTCGATTGATACAACATATAGAACAAATAAGTATAATCTGATATGTGCTCCATTTGTTGGACTAAATCACCACATGCAGAATGTGTTGTTTGTCTTGGCATTTATGTCTGATGAAACTGAAAGTTCTTTTGAATGGCTGTTTAGAACATTTCTTGATTCCATGAATGGAAAACAACCTGAAACTATTTTTTCAGACCAATGTCAAGCTATGATGAATGCTATTAATACAGTTTTTCCACATTCACATCATCGTTTATGTCAATGGCATATCAATCAAAATGCTCCCTCACACTTTGGTAGTTTAAATGGTGATTCAGCTTTTAAAAAATTGTGGCATAAATGTATGACTTATTGTGAATCTAAAGATGAATTTGAGACCACGTGA